The Vibrio echinoideorum genome includes a region encoding these proteins:
- a CDS encoding DNA topoisomerase family protein → MSSKIDNQLFSAHEHALEHEPCPQCGGELQLRHGKHGPFLGCKQYPSCDYIKPLHQNDGHVVKELGVPCPKCQNELVLRQGRFGMFIGCSSYPTCNHIESLDQPKEQPEEQPLVACPECGRGHLVERKSRYGKTFYACDNYPKCKFSVNQPPVIGRCEQCQFPLLLEKKTASGTKKQCADRKCHHIQSQ, encoded by the coding sequence ATGAGTAGTAAGATTGATAATCAGCTTTTTTCAGCACATGAACATGCATTAGAGCATGAACCATGTCCACAGTGTGGTGGAGAGCTTCAGCTTCGCCATGGTAAGCACGGCCCATTTTTAGGCTGTAAGCAGTATCCGAGCTGTGATTACATCAAGCCTCTACATCAAAACGATGGTCACGTAGTGAAAGAGCTGGGTGTGCCGTGTCCTAAATGCCAAAACGAATTGGTATTAAGGCAAGGTCGCTTTGGGATGTTCATTGGTTGTAGTAGCTACCCAACGTGTAATCACATCGAATCTTTGGATCAACCAAAAGAACAACCTGAAGAGCAGCCACTTGTTGCTTGCCCTGAGTGTGGCAGAGGTCATTTGGTTGAGCGTAAATCTCGCTATGGCAAGACCTTCTATGCGTGTGATAACTACCCTAAGTGTAAGTTTTCCGTTAATCAGCCACCTGTTATAGGTCGTTGTGAACAGTGCCAGTTCCCGTTGTTACTTGAGAAGAAAACAGCCAGTGGCACTAAGAAGCAATGTGCTGATCGCAAGTGTCATCACATTCAATCTCAGTAA
- a CDS encoding DUF494 family protein has product MMMDILMYLFETYIHSDSELQVDQDELEDELLRAGFHQDDIYKALHWLEDLAALQDTDNQAAITMCSNTSMRIYTSREISRINMECRGFLLFLEQINVLTTEIREMVIDRVMGLETSEFELDDLKWIILMVLFNVPGNESAYTQMEELLYTKEQGILH; this is encoded by the coding sequence ATGATGATGGACATACTGATGTACTTGTTTGAAACCTACATCCATAGCGATTCTGAATTGCAGGTGGATCAAGACGAACTTGAAGATGAGCTTCTTCGAGCAGGGTTTCACCAAGATGATATTTATAAGGCCCTCCATTGGTTGGAAGATCTTGCAGCATTGCAAGATACGGACAATCAAGCGGCGATTACTATGTGTTCCAATACCTCGATGCGTATTTATACCAGTCGAGAGATTTCACGTATTAATATGGAGTGCCGAGGTTTCTTATTGTTCCTTGAACAGATCAATGTACTCACGACAGAGATTCGTGAAATGGTGATTGATCGTGTGATGGGGCTTGAAACCAGCGAATTTGAATTGGATGATCTGAAATGGATTATCTTAATGGTGCTATTTAATGTGCCGGGTAATGAAAGTGCTTACACGCAAATGGAAGAGCTGTTGTACACCAAAGAGCAAGGTATCTTGCATTAA